The Terriglobales bacterium genome window below encodes:
- a CDS encoding VWA domain-containing protein: MLVLSLALAAGAQNPPAQPPAAQQPQQQQQSPEAGGPAGDVGPIAVPKKKEEPPPPKPAPKKVEGMPDYTVRVDVPVVNVDVTVTTKDGHFIPGLGKGNFRIYEDGVPQTVTSFQQSEAPITAVLLVEFAANNYNFVYDMLNSSYIFASQLKPKDWVAVVSYDMKPSILVDFTQDKSAIYGALNSMRVPMFSETNMFDALWDTLDRMDRIEGHKYIILVSTGVDTFSKKNLDQVLKKIQATRDVTIYTISTGVLLRLIVEPQMSGETNLTFLQADNQMQTFARMTGGMSFQPRFEAELPEIFRSINGIIRNQYTLSYQSTNPKQDGSYRKIKVELVDGVNGGPIQIRDQKGKAVKYNVIARDGYRAKQAVE, translated from the coding sequence GTGCTGGTGCTGAGCCTGGCGCTGGCGGCGGGCGCACAGAATCCCCCCGCGCAGCCGCCGGCTGCGCAACAGCCGCAGCAACAGCAGCAATCCCCGGAGGCGGGCGGACCTGCGGGCGACGTCGGTCCCATCGCCGTCCCCAAGAAGAAGGAAGAGCCGCCGCCGCCCAAGCCGGCGCCCAAGAAGGTGGAGGGCATGCCCGACTACACGGTGCGGGTGGACGTGCCGGTGGTCAACGTGGACGTCACCGTGACCACCAAGGACGGGCACTTCATCCCCGGGCTGGGCAAGGGCAATTTCCGCATCTACGAAGACGGAGTGCCGCAGACCGTGACCTCGTTCCAGCAGTCGGAGGCGCCCATCACGGCGGTGCTGCTGGTGGAGTTCGCGGCCAACAACTACAACTTCGTCTACGACATGCTCAACTCCTCCTACATCTTCGCCTCGCAGCTCAAGCCCAAGGACTGGGTGGCGGTGGTCTCCTACGACATGAAGCCCTCGATCCTGGTGGACTTCACCCAGGACAAGAGCGCCATCTACGGGGCGCTGAACTCCATGCGCGTGCCCATGTTCAGCGAAACCAACATGTTCGACGCGCTCTGGGACACGCTCGACCGCATGGACCGCATCGAGGGGCACAAGTACATCATCCTGGTCTCCACCGGGGTCGACACCTTCAGCAAGAAGAACCTGGACCAGGTGCTGAAGAAGATCCAGGCCACGCGCGACGTGACCATCTATACCATCTCCACCGGAGTCCTGCTGCGGCTGATTGTGGAGCCGCAAATGTCGGGGGAGACCAACCTGACCTTCCTGCAGGCCGACAACCAGATGCAGACCTTCGCGCGCATGACCGGGGGCATGTCGTTCCAGCCGCGCTTTGAGGCCGAGCTGCCCGAGATCTTCCGCAGCATCAACGGCATCATCCGCAACCAGTACACGCTCTCCTACCAATCCACCAACCCCAAGCAGGACGGCAGCTACCGCAAGATCAAGGTGGAGCTGGTGGACGGGGTGAATGGCGGGCCCATCCAGATCCGCGACCAGAAAGGCAAAGCGGTGAAGTACAACGTCATCGCCCGCGACGGCTACCGCGCCAAGCAGGCGGTGGAGTAG
- a CDS encoding SpoIVB peptidase S55: MNRAVVIRRFVSLLLLASLPLFAGTLPAAPPDHPGILPLDQIHPGMRGVAYTVFEGAVPEPMEVEVLGILRNVNGPKGDIILVRLHGAKAEYTGVVAGMSGSPVYFDGKLAGALAFRIGEFSKEPIAGVTPIEDMLEINALDASQPPTAQPVSSASPEGASKTSAPGPSSAAALQDYANYLRPIEAPLVFSGFSEEAVRRFGPQFAAAGVVPVMGAGSATQEKQPEPVEPGSSVSAVLIGGDMSVAATCTVTYIDPQRLLACGHPLMQFGAVDLPMTKAYVVATLASPLDAFKIINTTEPVGAFVQDRHAGILGRFGKVPEMIPVTLTVHGAGGVKQFHYQVLNNAKLTPVAMMVTVFNALQGMNAYGEETSYRMQGSINVSGFPEVRLQNMFAPADSGMPTAVGVATSVGERFSRIFANPYGTPTIQGVNLEFNLIPERRAARLETARTAVTEARPGDDIVIEAVLRPYRGESFVRQVHVKIPASVSRGTLRILVSDGDTLDRMRHFYPGLGARLDLASTIALLNQEHPDDRLYVSLLQPNPEAMVKDKVMPTLPLSVMNVMEGMRGTQDMVVVGESAVDEASTPLDYVVSGAQIISITIK; this comes from the coding sequence ATGAACAGAGCTGTCGTGATCCGCCGCTTCGTCTCCCTCCTGCTGTTGGCTTCGCTTCCGCTGTTTGCCGGCACGCTGCCGGCCGCGCCGCCCGACCATCCCGGCATCCTGCCGCTGGACCAGATTCACCCGGGCATGCGGGGCGTGGCCTACACCGTCTTCGAGGGTGCGGTGCCCGAGCCCATGGAAGTGGAAGTGCTTGGCATCCTCAGGAACGTCAACGGGCCCAAGGGCGACATCATCCTCGTCCGCCTGCATGGCGCCAAGGCGGAGTACACGGGCGTGGTCGCCGGCATGAGCGGCAGCCCGGTCTACTTCGACGGCAAGCTGGCGGGCGCGCTCGCCTTCCGCATCGGCGAGTTTTCCAAGGAGCCCATCGCCGGCGTCACCCCCATCGAGGACATGCTGGAGATCAACGCTCTCGACGCCAGCCAGCCGCCCACGGCGCAGCCCGTCTCCAGCGCATCTCCGGAGGGCGCCAGCAAGACCTCCGCTCCCGGCCCCTCTTCCGCGGCCGCTCTCCAGGACTACGCCAACTACCTGCGCCCCATCGAAGCTCCCCTGGTCTTCAGCGGGTTCAGTGAGGAGGCGGTGCGCCGCTTCGGGCCGCAATTCGCCGCCGCCGGCGTGGTGCCGGTGATGGGCGCGGGCTCGGCCACCCAGGAAAAGCAGCCGGAGCCGGTGGAGCCCGGCTCCTCGGTCAGCGCCGTGCTCATCGGCGGCGACATGAGCGTGGCCGCCACCTGCACCGTCACCTACATCGATCCTCAGCGTCTGCTGGCCTGCGGGCATCCGCTCATGCAGTTCGGGGCGGTGGACCTGCCCATGACCAAGGCCTACGTGGTGGCCACCCTGGCCTCGCCGCTCGACGCCTTCAAGATCATCAACACCACCGAGCCCGTGGGCGCCTTCGTGCAGGACCGCCACGCCGGCATCCTGGGCCGCTTCGGCAAGGTCCCGGAGATGATCCCCGTCACCCTGACCGTGCACGGCGCCGGCGGCGTCAAGCAGTTCCACTACCAGGTGCTCAATAACGCCAAGCTCACCCCGGTGGCCATGATGGTCACCGTGTTCAACGCGCTGCAGGGCATGAACGCCTACGGGGAAGAGACCAGCTACCGCATGCAGGGCAGCATCAACGTGAGCGGCTTCCCCGAGGTGCGGCTGCAGAACATGTTCGCGCCCGCCGACAGCGGTATGCCCACCGCCGTGGGCGTGGCCACCTCGGTGGGGGAGCGCTTCAGCCGCATCTTCGCCAATCCCTATGGCACACCCACCATCCAGGGCGTGAACCTGGAATTCAATCTCATTCCGGAGCGGCGGGCGGCGCGGCTGGAGACGGCGCGCACCGCCGTCACCGAAGCCCGCCCCGGCGACGACATCGTCATCGAAGCCGTGCTGCGTCCCTACCGCGGCGAATCCTTCGTGCGGCAGGTGCACGTCAAGATCCCGGCCTCGGTCTCCCGCGGCACCCTGCGTATCCTGGTCTCCGACGGCGACACCCTCGACCGCATGCGCCACTTCTATCCCGGCCTGGGCGCCCGTCTCGACCTGGCCTCCACCATCGCCCTGCTCAACCAGGAACACCCCGACGACCGCCTCTACGTCTCCCTGCTGCAGCCCAACCCCGAGGCCATGGTGAAGGACAAGGTCATGCCCACCCTGCCGCTCTCCGTCATGAACGTGATGGAAGGCATGCGCGGCACCCAGGACATGGTGGTGGTGGGCGAGAGCGCGGTGGACGAAGCTTCCACCCCGCTCGACTACGTCGTCTCCGGCGCCCAGATCATCAGCATCACCATAAAATGA
- a CDS encoding FtsX-like permease family protein: MRFELFVASRYLRAKRRQAVISIITLISIVGVAAGVASLIIALAVNNGFRQDLQERLLGASSHVNLLRVEADGIRDWQPLLQRLEKQPHVLAGAPALYEQVLISRGARARGGVLKGIVPADERKVSELLSSIKVGSIAPLEQPPAPPPATPEASSPSSLEGQKQRAAAMPPIILGKDMADNLGATVGSVVLVTSPQGELTPFGMVPKYVRFHVVGIFDSGFYDYDTSWAFIRLADAQQLFGLGDVVSVLEFKVDDIYQAAAIGRALEEQAGKGFMSTSWMEQNRALFRALKMERVVTFITVGLIVLVAALNILISLIMMVMEKTRDIAVLMSLGARKGQVRRIFIAQGVLIGVIGTALGLLLGYGLSWAGGHYHLIALSPEVYSIDYVPFAPRPWDGVLVALVALGISFVATIYPSWAASRIAPAESLRYE, encoded by the coding sequence ATGAGATTCGAGCTCTTCGTAGCCTCGAGGTACCTCCGCGCCAAACGCCGCCAGGCCGTCATTTCCATCATCACCTTGATCTCGATCGTGGGGGTGGCCGCGGGGGTGGCTTCGCTCATCATCGCGCTGGCGGTGAACAACGGCTTCCGCCAGGACCTGCAGGAGCGTCTGCTGGGCGCCAGCTCGCACGTCAACCTGCTGCGCGTGGAGGCGGACGGCATCCGCGACTGGCAGCCGCTGCTCCAGCGCCTGGAGAAGCAGCCGCACGTGCTGGCCGGCGCCCCCGCTCTTTACGAGCAGGTGCTGATCTCGCGCGGCGCGCGCGCCCGCGGCGGCGTCCTCAAGGGCATCGTTCCCGCCGACGAGCGCAAGGTCAGCGAACTGCTCTCCAGCATCAAAGTGGGCTCCATCGCGCCGCTGGAGCAGCCGCCGGCGCCTCCGCCCGCCACTCCCGAAGCTTCCTCGCCCTCTTCCCTGGAAGGTCAGAAGCAGCGCGCCGCCGCCATGCCCCCCATCATCCTGGGGAAGGACATGGCCGACAACCTGGGCGCCACCGTGGGCTCGGTGGTCCTGGTCACCAGCCCCCAGGGTGAGCTCACTCCCTTCGGCATGGTGCCCAAGTATGTGCGCTTCCACGTGGTGGGCATCTTCGACTCCGGCTTCTACGACTACGACACCTCCTGGGCCTTCATCCGCCTCGCCGACGCGCAGCAGCTCTTCGGCCTGGGCGACGTAGTCTCGGTGCTGGAGTTCAAGGTGGACGATATCTACCAGGCCGCCGCCATCGGCCGCGCCCTGGAGGAACAGGCGGGCAAGGGCTTCATGTCCACCAGTTGGATGGAGCAGAACCGCGCCCTCTTCCGCGCGCTGAAGATGGAGCGGGTGGTCACCTTCATCACCGTCGGCCTGATCGTGCTGGTGGCCGCGCTCAACATCCTCATCTCCCTCATCATGATGGTGATGGAGAAGACCCGCGACATCGCCGTGCTCATGTCCCTGGGGGCACGCAAGGGCCAGGTGCGCCGCATCTTCATCGCCCAGGGCGTGCTCATCGGGGTGATCGGCACCGCGCTGGGCCTGCTGCTGGGCTACGGACTCTCCTGGGCCGGTGGCCACTACCACCTGATCGCGCTCTCCCCCGAGGTTTACTCCATTGACTACGTGCCCTTCGCACCCCGCCCCTGGGATGGCGTCCTCGTCGCCCTGGTGGCTCTTGGCATCTCCTTCGTAGCCACCATCTATCCCTCCTGGGCCGCCAGCCGCATCGCCCCCGCCGAGTCCCTGCGCTACGAATGA
- a CDS encoding ABC transporter ATP-binding protein, translating into MSEEADILRVEGLSKVFVAGGAPLVVFDNLSFRVRQGEMLAIVGESGAGKSTLLHILGALDRASKGDVYCGPMQLRSLSDEAAAEFRNREIGFVWQFHYLLPEFTASENVAMPLRVRGRTRGEAEQEAITWLREVGLEERAQHRAGELSGGEQQRVALARALVTRPRLLMADEPTGDLDSRTAEAVFELIARLHRDHRLTSLIVTHNHAFARRCDRVLRLERGRLEEVVPGSLPA; encoded by the coding sequence ATGAGTGAAGAGGCGGACATCCTGCGGGTGGAAGGCCTGAGCAAGGTCTTCGTTGCCGGCGGGGCGCCGCTGGTGGTCTTTGACAACCTTTCCTTCCGGGTGAGGCAGGGGGAGATGCTGGCCATCGTGGGCGAGTCGGGGGCGGGCAAGAGTACCTTGCTGCACATCCTCGGGGCGCTTGATAGGGCTTCCAAAGGTGACGTATACTGCGGGCCAATGCAGCTGCGATCGCTCTCCGACGAGGCCGCAGCCGAATTTCGCAATCGCGAGATCGGATTCGTCTGGCAGTTCCATTACCTGCTGCCGGAATTCACCGCGAGCGAGAACGTGGCTATGCCTCTGCGGGTCCGGGGACGGACGCGTGGGGAAGCGGAGCAGGAAGCGATCACATGGCTGCGTGAGGTGGGGCTGGAAGAGCGCGCCCAGCATCGCGCCGGCGAGCTTTCCGGCGGCGAACAGCAGCGCGTGGCCCTGGCCCGGGCCCTGGTGACGCGGCCGCGCCTGTTGATGGCCGACGAGCCTACGGGCGACCTCGACAGCCGCACCGCGGAGGCGGTATTTGAGTTGATCGCCAGGCTCCATCGCGACCACCGGCTCACCTCCCTCATCGTCACCCACAACCACGCGTTCGCGCGCCGTTGTGATCGCGTCCTGCGCCTCGAGCGCGGACGTCTGGAAGAGGTAGTGCCGGGGTCGTTGCCGGCTTAG